The genome window AAAAATAcacaatataattatgttttcgttgtgatttttttttgcacCCCCACTAATATAGCAAAAATACGATTCTACAATACAATGTGGGAAAGGGTATTTttggaaattgaaaatattGGTGGGGCAAATAGCAATGAGGTTGGGTCCAAAAGCAATTCCCAAGCTAGTAGCCCCATGTAACCTTTTTTTGCCGTGATATGGTTTGTTATTGGGATGTTGCTTCCCTGTACTCCCACTATTACTTCTGTTCCATTACTGAAAAGTCCATTCTTAAatgcaatattttatattagacTTTTTGGAATATAATTGGATACAATAGTGAGAGTGCAGCAAGTTTTATCTTTGTTACGGAAGGGATAGCCCAATGGGAGCTGTGCGCCAGATATAAAATCTCGAgagcttttcctttttctttatataaatttgtcaaaaacaaaaaagagttaatGATAAGCTGACATTTGGTGGAGGCAATTATGAAtgagaggagaagaaaaaactGGTGGAGATGGTAAACTTTTGGTGGAGGCAATTAGCTGCAATACCATCACTGGAGCACAAACATAAATTGCATTTTACGCTTATGCTTTGGAcatatattttatgtaaattgcctcttttttatttgaatgaaaagGTAAAGCTCAAAACCAAACACTAAATACAAAAAGCATGTGATATATGGGTCTGCACAGTGAGACTATGTTTTTCCAGAGCATCTATAACTTAATTAGCTTCCTTCGGGACATATATCCACATAACGTCACCACCTCCTCTATGgatttcaaatcattttttagAATCAATGTTATTGTCATTCAAGCATATGTTTGGATTATTGTTAGGTAGTACTTACATTTTTACCTCAAATTCACgtcaaattggaaaaaaaaaaaaaaatagacgcCGTAGTGTTGACTGTTTCTATGTTATGCATGTCTCTTGCAGTCAAACGGACCAAATGCTAGAAATTATCTAAACACACAATAAAGTCTTgcaccaataattttttttatatctttatgtGCCAAATTCTGGAGAATGAAAAGCAAATGTGCGAACAAAAAGAATTATTCCGAAGTGATTAAAAAGGGGAGGGGGAAAACACTCTTATGTGCGAGAAATATGCAAGAGTAAATTAAACAGAcagttttctctttctttcttttttcttccatgtATCACTTAATTAAGCAtgctataaataattaaacacatAGCAAACTACATTCAAACTAAGTTTGAATCACCCATATCTTGTCACTTAAGTAATGACATTATTATCAATAGGGAATCACCATGAAGAGCAAGAAATGAGAGaaccataaaattaataaaatttggtgaTCAACTAATGTCTTAGTAAAAATTTGCTGTCATAATAAAATTCGTCACAGTTGATTAGTGTTAATTTATAGATGGAGCTGTTTTTATTCTCCAAaagtatgtatttttaaaaacgtGCAGTTTTTCCCCTATGCCGATAGGTAAATATAAAGTGGAAAGTGTGCCATATCAaaccaaacaagaaaagaaaagaaaaaagcaataTGAAACACAAAGGCAATAATGACTTTGAACCTGAGAATTGTAGTCTCAGTAATCATATTGGAGTTATATTGTTCTTGTTCTTAATACTTttctacacatttttttataatactatTTTCTTAACTCtcctttccatttttttttaccggATCTCTCTATCCCGTTATTCATCTTATCATACACTtttgttctctctctttttGCCTTCAATCCCTCTCCGCTTTTGTATAAAATGAACTACAAATTTATTACAGCACAGAGGTAGCATTTCTCATTATATTGTGGCTATAACTGGCTGCTCACATTTGATTCAAGCATTCAAGATAAGAGACGTTGTTATTTATCAGCGAAGTTAATCCCACATATTTAACGAGAGAAAACATCGAACAAATACATAGgctgtaaaaacaaaaaatgatctaataataataataaaacagaaCATGCCACCACCTTCTAGCTACTACTAACACACCACGCaatgataaaattatacaaaagtTCTTTCGTAAtgataaaacattattttctttcaagaaaaagaCAAGTGGTTAGGGAAATCCATTAATGTTGATAGTGGAGCCTAGCAAAAtcgataaatatttttcttttgacgaCAAGAGTCAAACACGGAAATGCAAGAAAGCAAATAATTTGTACAACATATAGCCAAATCCTACATTCTACGGAATCAAGAGAAATTAGAACTTAGAAGAGAGAAGATAAGAAGAATCGACATTGACAAGCAAATTCCTAACACAAATTAACTTAACTCATCCCACCCCaatgaagaagagaaaaacaaaaaagagcatGACCTTTTTTCCCCTCCACCTTGTCATCGGCAaggcaagaaaaacaaaaagaaagaaaggagaaaaaaaagagtcCATTCCTCTACAAATACTCAACACTACCACCAACCATAGCTTATATGCCAATCTCCAAATCTCTGCAACTTGAGCCTCCTTCATTCAACACCTCCTGGAATATTAcaccaaaaaagcaaaaagaGCTCATTATCAGACATGCACCCAGCTAGTGATCAGATCAAAGAaaaaccacaacaacaacaaagccttgttCCACAAGTGAAGGTCCACTATATGAATCATACTTTAAAAACTAAATCTCTAGAGATAGAAaatccaaataaataaaattgaaaaaaggagATATAAGATTGGTATAATGGTTTGAAAAAGGTGAAGAAGGAGAGATCCCGAGTTCAAATCTTCCAattgtcatttttaataaaactaacaaaataatattttccccataaaaagaaatgaaaccaaagaaagataaatttataACCTGAGAAGAAGTGATACTAGTTGGAGGTGAATCATTGACCAATGCAGACCTTGTTGCATCTGAAGAACCACCTTCAGTACTTTTGTGAGGCTTCTTAGAGCCAATGTGGGTCTTTCTAAGACCCAAAAGTCCCTTCCACCTCGTTGAGGAGGGCTTGGGAGGCCTGAGAGAAAAATCATGATCATGATCATCGTCATTTATAAGGAGCTCTTCCTTgagagtggtggtggtggtggtggtggcccTCTGCTGCTGCATCATCATCATgtggttgtttttgttgttgttgttgcaatTGTCCTTGTTATACGTGGACATCAACCTGCCCTTGAAGAAAAGTTCATCAGCACTCATCATGGAGTAGTTTGCCACTGAAAACTCGAAATCTGAAGATACTGGCGCGTCTGATCTGGATGAGCCTCTTTGTTCTTGCTTCATGGCTTGTTTCACATCCACGAAATCATTTGAGAAAGAGATTCTTGGGCTCATTGGAGGAGCGcattgatgatgatgttgatgatCACCCTTGTTGTGCTCTGAGTTGTACATTTCTAAGCATGCCATCAGATTTCATAACACCacatctaaaataaaaagaaaacaaaatggatGCATGAGAGAGGTAGAAACAAATTCCACTTGGGACCCCTCACACTGACCCCACTCACAGCagatgtttgtatttatataagaaaatgttTGAAAGATATTTAATGTACTATtcagaagaataaaataaaatttatgatagcataaaactatttaaaataaaatgataatttgtaTATCATTGTCATTGctcatttatatatatcaatGAAGGATCGTCCTTTGGATTTTTCTTCCCATctttgcaaataaataaatactaatatttACATGCATGGCATGCTGTGACATGATGTTTTGTCATGACATGTTAATTTGGCATTCAATGACGGTCAATCTTCAAGATTTGTACTGTCTCCAGTTTACACTGCTCTCCTCTCCTTGGGCACATGTGAATTGTGAACACCGTGGAACTGCTAGCAgcaaattaaatatctttaacttttttatttattctctttCTTACCTATTAGCCCATGGCTATTGGCCAGCATAGTAACTGATGCAAAAGCTCTTCTTTTGAGGCCAATCTCTTGTGTTTCCTGTTGTAATGTAAACAAAGTTTTGGGAAGATTCGAAGAACTTGCACTTTTAACCTTCTCATCTCAACATCCAATGCattaatagtaataacaaaacatatacttcttccgtatatatttataagatataattgaccaaattattaatcaatttaaatattattattaaatttatcctTAGCAGAAACTTATTTATGTTCTCTAATCTTCATGAGAGAAAGTGATAATTTatagtaatatttaattataaattaacataaataaagatatttttagtaaagaataattaatacacattaaaaataaaataaaccttataacaaaagacaaaaaaaattattcgacTTGTTGATCAtaggttcgaatccggaaacagcctttgcatatgcaagggtaaggctgcatACAACATCCCTCCCTCATACCTTCttatagcgaagagcctctggacaatggggtacgaaattttttttttttttatcataacgAAGAAATGTCTTATAAATAAAGGGCCAGGGAGTACCATGGTGCATTATCCAACcatcaataataaacaaaaaaagttttgcttttgcatgtttttttgttttcttgaggTGATGACAGAAGCAAGCAAAGGGTGTTAGAATTATTACTAGAGAGGTTATGGTCCTTATGGAGAAGGACGTTGATAACAGATACCATTTGTGGTACAGAAAACAACAGAAGTGAGTAGTGACATTTAAATAAACTGGTTggaatattaatttttgaattaataaaagTTTGAAGGCTCCCACCAAAGTGGCACAGTGGCAGAGTTACAGCTTACAGAGAGGACCGGAATGCATGCATAGCACAGCACAGCACAGCTCTGATAAATTGACCGAACTTTGACTCCAAATTGCACAAGCCATGAATATGGAATGAGCTGGCGACACCGACGGATCAAAGTGATCACGTGACCGCGGATTGTCTTTCAATTAGataataatgaatttcaatttaaagacaaaaacttattaattcaaattaaaattttatatatcagTACATTTACCATTGCCCCTTAATTTACACACAAACACCACCTCCCCATAGACGTGGTTGAGTGTTAGTAAGTGCATCTAAACACTCACAATATATATTGGCTCACAAAAATGGCAATAGTTGGATTCAATTGACTCATTTTTTCCCAATATAATAAGTAGAGTTGACTCACTTTAACAccttcaaatttaattattgtgATCCATAGCCCACAAGGGGGTGGTTTAAGTTCaaggtgtatatatatatttcatgccaagttttaattaattaacttagtAATGTCATATTCAAATCTTGTATctatcactttcttttcttgtaaatGTTCATAATGGGTTGCTTGAATAGTTGCATTGATTGGCTATGATGAggcatttgaatttgctccgcCGGCCCTCTTCATAGTTGGACAACTCTGGTCTTCACCAATCAccaattcatataattatttgaatCTTTTTATGATGATTCCTGGTAGCTAGGCACCAAATGGTTTTGCATCCCAATTGCAACTTCCGTTTTACCAATCATAGGGGAGGAAACAGACACAGCTAGCGTCCATAAatcaacaaatatattattattatttgttttgcaaagctgagagagagagagaggaaaaaaaaagggagagggGTCATGGTCTTGAACTCTTGGACCAGTGTTTAGAAGTGGAATTACTCAGTCTTCGGGACCAGGAAAGCCTGCTGGTAACATGCAGGAAAGGACACTaaggtataaaaaaaaaaaaaattaacttgcagTAAAGAACATAGTTGTCACTCACGTGGTTCAACCCTTTTCAAGTGATTGTCCTAATGGGGTTATGACATGTGGCTGATTCCCACAAATGAAAGCATTCGAACATGGACCACTCAAACACAATCGGCAATTTCTTGGAGAGTAATTAAAAGGCTGTTGAATTTAACCTGATCCCGGTTTTGGTCTCCCATCTTGTTAGCTACTACTTGCTTCTTATTGGCTCTAAACCTAAGTTAATTTCACATGAGCTCTTAGTATTTAATGTCTATGGTCCTTTCCCTATGTAAGATCAGAACAAACAAATACGAATTGAACTAGCTACCTGGTTCTCTAATGTTTATCGTTTGGCTACCCGTGTCAATTTAACGTAATTTTAGAAAGGTAGAACACAATTTTTTGAACATTTAGCATTAACTAATCTTCCAACTCATTATAAACTAAGGTTTTCAatagaatatttttattgaatattagGAAGATTATTTCATCTCAAAACTCATTCGTACGTACCACGTCTcttttttaatgtgtttaagAGATGGGTTATTAACTCCCACCCTTGTGGTGCAATAGTTTACCAATTACTGGGGTACGGAAATGCACATCCGTAGTGAAACTAATTCCGTTTAAtggaaatcaaatcaatttaaatttaatgcaaATTAATTGACCTTGAGGTTGTAAATTGTGATATATAGAGTATGTTTGAATACGCGGTGAAACCATGTTGAAAggccaaaataaaaaacaactgAGTTGTTTCAAAGCTACCGTGGTTTTAACCACGATTATGATCCGCACCGTCAACTGAAACACGCACATATACTGTTTCATTATTTCATATACGCATAATTGAAATTCAATACTGTTGAGAATTGTTGGAGGtaagatatatataaaacaaatgtGTGAAGAAGAGTAATGATCCTTCTGAGAAGTTCTTTTGGAGACAGAGATGGACCTACATTTTAAATAACACCTTCCAAAAGTCCTCATGCTGCGAAGAGCCTTTCTTTCAGCCAGTACTTGCACTGTGatataagttaaataaaatagCCCAAGTCACGCTTGCTGAATCTGGTCATTGATTATTGTGACTTTTTTTCACTTGGTTCGGTTGGGGTAACTCATCTCAAAATTTCACATGGTGGAAATTCACTAATTAGGCTATAAGTTGATAATGCTATTGTCGAATTTACAGAGAAAGACAATAACCACATTATCGATccactaatttatatttttttactaagttGGCAATAATATGTTCGACctatatgtatataatttttattttttttttagaaaacttgACAATAATATTGTCAATCtacctctatttttttttattcttttgaatgTTAGAAGTAGCCAATTAATGTTattgaatttaataatttttttaaaaaatagaagtgGACATGACATTATAAACTTTGCTATATTTTTCTAAAGAAATTTGGAAGTGCACGAATTCACTCTATTGCGCACACGGTTGGGTTTTGTAGATGACACCATTTTCTTCATGAATGTTTGGAAATGTGTGGCAAAATGATGTGAGTTTCTTTTACAAACTATTTATGTCAAGAGGTTTGTTTTCAAAGAATTTTCGTGGAGGGTTTATTATTTTAGGATTCTGCCATCATCACCACTGGCGAGACACCTCAAAGGGTTACACCATCACTATGCATGTGGGTTACGCCAACAACATTGGCGAGAAATACCCATGCATGCATCCACCCTATGCACCCCACCCCATGCACACATGGCCACCACCAACATGCACGCCATAGCATGGGTTACGCCAATATGGTTGGCAGAATACCCATGCATGTGCTTAGCCAGTCCCTCTGGCGGAACATTCATGATCCATGTGCTCCCGCCAATCCCTCTGACGAAATatcccttatatatatatatatgagaaagtTAGAGAGGAAAACGCAAACAGTTTTGTGTGTTTCTATATCTGGGTTAggtaaaaaaatttcttgagATTGCTCTACcttttttcaacttttgttatttttatgtatgttttgtgctatttttatttttaaatttctcacATTTTGTCATTTTAATATACATGCTATCTTTATTTGTAAATTTCTAAGaccatttataatttttttagaattaagatttaatattaagtattttttagatttagattatttaatttttaagggaTTAAAATTGATACCAGttaatgttttgttaattttcggTATGTCtcacattttaaaatttgttgtatATGTTAGTTTTAAATCCTCATAtgatttacaaattattttttagaattaagtttTCTATGGTAGTATTTTGTAGatttagaatatttaatttttaagttattaaaattGCTCCGAGatgaagttttattatttttggatatgtctgttattttaatattggtggtatctttcattttaaaatgatgacatcatttataattttttttagaatgaaCTTTTAATCTCTAGTATTTATTAGATTTAGATTATTTAATTGaagatttgttattttttggtaTGTCTCCCATTTTAATATaggtggtaattttttttttaaatcctcacatcatttatatattttttttaggattaACTTATAATCTGTAGTgtgttattttttagatttagagtatttaattttgaagttattaaAATTGCTTCGGAGTTGAATTTTTGTtagtatgattaattatttataaaaaaattttgtaGGTAAATTTGGGTATAAGATGAATTTTGTTATAGCAGTCTTATATTTCAATGGAATGGTATATGAAGAGAATGACGgtataatatttgaaggcagtaaaaaagtaATTCAAATTAATCGTGGAATGAGTTataatgctttgaaaaaaaataggagaaaatgtaAGGTTagcaaataatgaaattatttcttgtATAAGTTGCAGAttttagtttcaggaaa of Glycine soja cultivar W05 chromosome 1, ASM419377v2, whole genome shotgun sequence contains these proteins:
- the LOC114421626 gene encoding uncharacterized protein LOC114421626, which translates into the protein MACLEMYNSEHNKGDHQHHHQCAPPMSPRISFSNDFVDVKQAMKQEQRGSSRSDAPVSSDFEFSVANYSMMSADELFFKGRLMSTYNKDNCNNNNKNNHMMMMQQQRATTTTTTTLKEELLINDDDHDHDFSLRPPKPSSTRWKGLLGLRKTHIGSKKPHKSTEGGSSDATRSALVNDSPPTSITSSQEVLNEGGSSCRDLEIGI